In a single window of the Pontibacter russatus genome:
- a CDS encoding O-methyltransferase → MPPIQLAVDYLLYRARAFKLHGVHSPFIFDLYHHVLLHTGYYPAYTRVETLRLQLLQDERQLKVTDLGAGSRTINYRKRKVRDIARTSAKPLKYGQLLFRLVNHFQPNTVFELGTSLGITTAYIGEARKEAAIYTFEGCPNIAEVARENFRQLGLGHIGLVEGNLDDTLEQQLQQVQQLDFAFFDGNHRYAPTMRYFQSCLAKHHEHSVFVMDDIYWSGEMKRAWREIKQHPQVMQTVDLFFVGLVFFRTTQPKEHFTLHF, encoded by the coding sequence GTGCCACCCATCCAACTAGCTGTTGATTACCTGCTGTACCGGGCGAGAGCCTTTAAACTGCATGGCGTCCACTCCCCTTTTATCTTCGACCTGTACCACCACGTGCTGCTGCACACGGGCTACTATCCCGCCTACACCCGCGTAGAAACGCTGCGCCTGCAACTGCTGCAGGACGAACGCCAGCTGAAGGTAACAGACCTAGGAGCCGGCTCCAGGACCATCAACTACAGGAAGCGGAAAGTCAGGGACATTGCGCGCACCTCGGCCAAGCCTTTGAAATACGGGCAGTTGCTGTTCCGGCTGGTCAACCACTTTCAGCCAAACACTGTTTTTGAGCTAGGAACATCACTGGGCATCACCACCGCCTATATAGGCGAGGCCCGGAAAGAGGCGGCTATATATACATTTGAGGGGTGTCCCAACATCGCCGAGGTGGCAAGGGAGAATTTCCGGCAACTCGGCCTTGGCCATATAGGCCTGGTGGAGGGCAACCTGGACGACACGCTGGAACAGCAACTGCAGCAGGTCCAGCAGCTGGATTTCGCCTTCTTCGACGGCAACCACCGCTACGCCCCCACCATGCGCTATTTCCAAAGCTGCCTGGCAAAGCACCACGAGCACAGCGTGTTTGTGATGGACGATATCTACTGGTCGGGGGAGATGAAGCGGGCGTGGCGGGAAATAAAGCAGCACCCGCAGGTCATGCAGACTGTCGATTTGTTCTTTGTCGGCCTCGTCTTCTTCCGCACCACCCAACCCAAAGAGCATTTCACCTTACATTTTTGA
- the kdsA gene encoding 3-deoxy-8-phosphooctulonate synthase: protein MFDIPKLKHTDSGNFFLMAGPCAIEGEEMALRIAERLKELTDSLQVPWIFKGSYRKANRSRLDSFTGIGDEKALRILQKVSREFEVPTVTDIHETAEAAMAAEYVDVLQIPAFLCRQTDLLVAAAETGKVVNIKKGQFLSGAAMRFAVEKIQDSGNQKVILTDRGNSFGYSDLVVDFRNLPEMKALGVPVVMDVTHSLQQPNQSSGVTGGKPALIETIAKAAIAVGADGLFIETHPQPSIAKSDGANMLPLDQLEELLKKLIRIRQAIA from the coding sequence ATGTTTGATATACCGAAACTGAAGCACACGGACAGCGGGAACTTCTTCCTGATGGCCGGGCCCTGCGCCATCGAAGGCGAGGAGATGGCCCTGCGCATTGCGGAGCGCCTGAAAGAACTGACAGACAGCCTGCAGGTGCCCTGGATATTCAAGGGCTCCTACCGCAAGGCCAACCGCTCGCGCCTTGATTCTTTCACCGGCATCGGGGATGAGAAGGCGCTGCGCATTTTGCAGAAGGTGAGCCGGGAGTTTGAGGTGCCCACCGTGACGGACATCCACGAGACAGCGGAGGCTGCGATGGCCGCCGAGTACGTGGATGTGCTGCAGATACCGGCGTTCCTGTGCCGCCAGACCGACCTGCTGGTGGCCGCCGCCGAAACAGGCAAGGTGGTGAACATCAAGAAAGGGCAGTTTTTGTCAGGGGCCGCCATGCGCTTTGCCGTGGAGAAAATTCAGGATTCGGGGAATCAGAAAGTTATACTCACTGACAGGGGCAACTCCTTCGGCTACTCCGACCTGGTGGTGGACTTTAGAAACCTGCCGGAAATGAAAGCTCTTGGCGTGCCGGTAGTGATGGATGTGACCCATTCGCTGCAGCAGCCGAACCAAAGCTCCGGCGTTACAGGCGGCAAACCAGCATTGATCGAAACTATCGCCAAAGCGGCCATCGCCGTTGGTGCTGACGGCCTGTTCATTGAAACGCACCCGCAGCCCAGCATCGCCAAATCAGACGGGGCCAACATGCTGCCGCTCGACCAGTTGGAGGAACTCCTGAAAAAGCTCATCCGCATCCGGCAGGCTATTGCATAG
- the apaG gene encoding Co2+/Mg2+ efflux protein ApaG, giving the protein MDTKTTEGVKITVTANYLPDYSSPVQQHFVFAYKIRIENHSEFTVKLLRRHWHIHDATGVVREVEGEGVVGQQPVLEPGEMHEYVSGCNLKTGIGKMRGTYLMERLIDGRQFHVTIPEFTLVVPYKLN; this is encoded by the coding sequence ATGGATACAAAAACAACAGAAGGTGTCAAAATTACGGTTACGGCCAATTACCTGCCCGACTACTCGAGCCCGGTGCAGCAACACTTCGTTTTTGCCTACAAAATCCGGATAGAGAACCACAGCGAGTTCACGGTGAAGCTGCTGCGCCGCCACTGGCACATACACGATGCCACAGGCGTGGTGCGCGAGGTAGAGGGCGAGGGCGTAGTAGGCCAGCAGCCCGTGCTGGAGCCCGGCGAGATGCATGAGTACGTCTCGGGCTGCAACCTGAAGACCGGCATCGGCAAGATGCGCGGAACTTACCTGATGGAGCGCCTGATAGACGGCCGCCAGTTTCATGTCACCATTCCTGAATTTACCTTAGTGGTGCCCTATAAACTCAACTAA
- the ung gene encoding uracil-DNA glycosylase: MLVKIEESWQNVLQDEFEKPYFKNLVSFVKDEYTSQKVYPAGAQIFNAFAKCPFDKVKVVILGQDPYHGPNQANGLAFSVSDQVRIPPSLLNIFKEIKDDLGKDLPATGNLERWAEQGVLLLNATLTVRAATAGSHQKKGWEEFTDAVVQKVNDLKEHVVFMLWGAYAQKKGAFIDERKHLVLKAAHPSPFAADRGFFGSHHFSKANKYLQEHGKEPIDW, translated from the coding sequence ATGCTTGTAAAGATAGAAGAAAGCTGGCAAAATGTACTGCAAGATGAATTTGAAAAGCCGTATTTCAAAAATCTTGTATCTTTTGTTAAAGACGAATACACCTCGCAAAAAGTTTATCCGGCGGGCGCACAAATCTTTAACGCTTTTGCCAAGTGCCCTTTTGACAAGGTGAAGGTGGTGATATTGGGGCAGGACCCGTACCACGGCCCGAACCAGGCCAACGGCCTCGCGTTCTCCGTGAGCGACCAGGTGCGCATCCCGCCCTCGCTGCTGAATATTTTTAAGGAAATAAAGGACGACCTCGGCAAAGACTTGCCCGCCACCGGCAACCTGGAGCGGTGGGCAGAACAGGGCGTGCTGCTGCTGAACGCCACCCTCACGGTGCGGGCCGCCACTGCCGGGTCGCACCAGAAGAAAGGCTGGGAGGAGTTTACGGATGCCGTGGTGCAGAAAGTGAACGACCTGAAGGAGCACGTGGTGTTTATGCTGTGGGGTGCCTACGCCCAAAAAAAAGGCGCTTTCATAGACGAACGCAAGCACCTGGTGCTGAAAGCGGCGCACCCGTCGCCCTTTGCCGCAGACAGGGGCTTCTTCGGATCGCACCACTTCAGCAAGGCCAACAAGTACCTGCAGGAGCACGGCAAGGAACCTATCGACTGGTAG
- a CDS encoding methyltransferase domain-containing protein — MKEQFDAAYWQQRYQSGHTGWDTGGITTPLKEYFDQLQDRHLRILIPGCGHAYEAEYLHGLGFDQVYVADVAEAPLQHFASRVPGFPKDHLLQQDFFSLQGAYDLLVEQTFFCALDPTLRPAYAQQCAALLKPGGKLMGLLFDTDFAQAGPPFGGSREGYRKFFDPYFNFLHFERAYNSIPPRQGHELFMLLQKKHGLL, encoded by the coding sequence ATGAAGGAACAATTTGATGCCGCCTACTGGCAGCAGCGTTACCAAAGCGGCCACACCGGCTGGGACACCGGAGGAATAACGACACCGCTGAAAGAATATTTTGACCAGTTGCAGGACAGGCACCTCCGCATCCTGATTCCGGGCTGTGGCCATGCCTACGAGGCGGAATATCTGCATGGGCTGGGTTTTGACCAGGTATATGTAGCCGATGTGGCCGAGGCGCCGCTGCAGCATTTTGCCAGCCGCGTGCCCGGCTTCCCGAAAGACCACCTGCTGCAGCAGGATTTCTTCTCCTTGCAGGGCGCGTATGACCTGCTGGTGGAGCAGACCTTCTTCTGCGCACTCGACCCGACGCTGCGGCCAGCCTATGCCCAGCAGTGCGCAGCCCTGCTAAAGCCGGGAGGAAAACTGATGGGGCTCCTGTTCGACACTGATTTTGCACAGGCGGGGCCACCCTTCGGCGGCAGCCGGGAAGGGTACAGAAAATTTTTCGATCCCTACTTCAATTTCCTGCATTTTGAGCGGGCATATAACTCCATCCCGCCGCGGCAGGGGCATGAGTTGTTTATGCTGCTGCAGAAGAAGCACGGCCTTCTTTGA